In Tachysurus fulvidraco isolate hzauxx_2018 chromosome 1, HZAU_PFXX_2.0, whole genome shotgun sequence, a single window of DNA contains:
- the LOC113648608 gene encoding myocilin-like isoform X1 encodes MRHSRQRCISKCNSQIKSALITVSEVPVPPKVQENLQDNAGCRELVSVGEPETHLKANSITGKYGMWFQDPESPGAPYGPDTVWCIDTVSSEVRELYAYENLEQLARDYPTKVLLLPESMGSTGATVYHGLLYYRRRQSPTLLRYDVAAENIVALRELPHPEFHSQYPYSWGGYTDIDLAVGAKGLWAIYSTEKARGTSSLSHSWILKT; translated from the exons ATGCGGCACAGCCGGCAGCGATGCATCAGCAAGTGCAACAGCCAGATAAA ATCTGCTTTAATCACCGTGTCTGAAGTTCCAGTTCCTCCCAAAGTCCAGGAGAACCTTCAGGACAATGCAG GCTGTAGGGAACTTGTTTCTGTCGGTGAGCCTGAGACCCATCTGAAGGCCAACAGCATCACAGGTAAATACGGAATGTGGTTCCAGGACCCAGAGTCTCCAGGAGCTCCGTATGGGCCAGACACGGTGTGGTGCATCGACACTGTGAGCAGTGAAGTACGAGAACTGTACGCCTATGAAAACCTGGAGCAGCTTGCCCGTGACTACCCCACCAAGGTCCTGCTTTTACCAGAGTCGATGGGGAGCACCGGGGCCACCGTGTACCACGGATTGCTTTACTACCGACGCAGACAGAGCCCCACGTTGCTGCGTTATGACGTTGCTGCTGAGAACATCGTGGCCTTGAGAGAGCTGCCACACCCGGAATTCCACAGCCAGTATCCTTATTCCTGGGGTGGCTACACCGACATCGACCTGGCTGTGGGTGCCAAGGGACTGTGGGCCATTTACAGCACAGAAAAGGCTCGTGGAACCTCATCATTATCTCACAGCTGGATCCTGAAAACATGA
- the LOC113648608 gene encoding myocilin-like isoform X2 produces MRHSRQRCISKCNSQIKSALITVSEVPVPPKVQENLQDNAGCRELVSVGEPETHLKANSITGKYGMWFQDPESPGAPYGPDTVWCIDTVSSEYHGLLYYRRRQSPTLLRYDVAAENIVALRELPHPEFHSQYPYSWGGYTDIDLAVGAKGLWAIYSTEKARGTSSLSHSWILKT; encoded by the exons ATGCGGCACAGCCGGCAGCGATGCATCAGCAAGTGCAACAGCCAGATAAA ATCTGCTTTAATCACCGTGTCTGAAGTTCCAGTTCCTCCCAAAGTCCAGGAGAACCTTCAGGACAATGCAG GCTGTAGGGAACTTGTTTCTGTCGGTGAGCCTGAGACCCATCTGAAGGCCAACAGCATCACAGGTAAATACGGAATGTGGTTCCAGGACCCAGAGTCTCCAGGAGCTCCGTATGGGCCAGACACGGTGTGGTGCATCGACACTGTGAGCAGTGAA TACCACGGATTGCTTTACTACCGACGCAGACAGAGCCCCACGTTGCTGCGTTATGACGTTGCTGCTGAGAACATCGTGGCCTTGAGAGAGCTGCCACACCCGGAATTCCACAGCCAGTATCCTTATTCCTGGGGTGGCTACACCGACATCGACCTGGCTGTGGGTGCCAAGGGACTGTGGGCCATTTACAGCACAGAAAAGGCTCGTGGAACCTCATCATTATCTCACAGCTGGATCCTGAAAACATGA